One Euwallacea fornicatus isolate EFF26 chromosome 22, ASM4011564v1, whole genome shotgun sequence genomic region harbors:
- the Mgtor gene encoding nucleoprotein TPR isoform X7 produces METCLFASVVSQEEWKKVPAEIGQKISKFVNEKFEEFITSKALLETKITNSEKSFTEIKGQNEALTSENEAHKARLEAANISITQLESQVSNLSSELIRLQTQSNQLEAEAAEYRHQRNLAVDERDETLKMIQRRNAQIESLQLDIETLTKQLQDAVSTKCEALAKAEEVASMRITLEYGEKRLEQERALMSSQIESLTEELQNRTDELLNMRRDNSSRCIQLETKLLEKTQELTVASEQLKSFTELNESLAARNEELAQKIFNLNETHSKVSESYVSEIDAKTMMTNTYKSMLEETQKHAEELRNALNEVQQMLRQATEQYGDLETKHKESGLAHEEIISKKNECIAMLKKELETANELIEQCKNGSISKDIEGLSSSAATVSRVMKSGMTYTEMYSRYVSTSEQLASKSEECVRLNNYINCIVREIEEKGPQVTQLRQEFSDALDANETLKASNDSLLAEVQQLREANVENRRMEGQVARENQRMKKELADLSRQVVHLLQEVEHSRVGSSSTSTDNDLSDSVSSADIITKRLVTFNDIAELQATNQKLLALVRDLTERQEEIESFDPAAVANLQRKVEDLRESQIELLEEREQQTKMMATLRNQRDMYKNLYSQAAKGGGGGDASVNLAFGTVDSGETLNKTQSEASDSNANSDEKVQDLETQITKYKKQVEEMKEEYETYRKERLDHEKILLEQLESVRNESKELTKMSCQLTSKAELNEEKFKVLQNNAEIFKKQIIALEKQNKIYSEAIIKHEQAASYLKDEAIQNQTKASKAEVILGSVQKENALLRDSERRLLKEIEMVKQHSHQQSLLQSNIELIKATLERNEAESKLRLEAKLDEAHLECSSLRRRLEEEQTHFRELTTHLEKQSKQAQERMEEEKLKADKLRKEISELRNDLINKTVYIEDLSRKLKSSVFAIPDASIEGRKLRELEQHMADAEAEISSLKTKLKGAKDASEEYFNVAQNAEKQLEEVLDKEQEHLKEIELQKQLVRELQEKNAELQGELSIQMDDQDIAAADIRSKSQKLQEELNVRSLDLRSAREQLEKTQSELKFMNEQLKASENKYAREVTLHSADLQSLTDLKAELDETNGQIQQVKSEKDRAVEALDEHLQGAAKQQQLLDEEKQKLDERFKNMEEQNSLLLDQIQQLNTQLTLLQSQVSTDNLNTSQNSSLGENLNRSFTEDEVHKSGQLLKIIKYLRREKDIAVSKADIIEAEHFRLKSQFDSVTKQLKEAKEQIEAQRQKLEVTNVSASKHSEVLRRLETLNAITDSNRALRHERDELLGEMQTLRTRAEQMESELAPLQEKNRDLQTKADQMHTENISLRAECTRWRQRANLLIEKTNRTSPEDWKKLQTERETLAKQLTVERGNNAKLSDENNNIRQTVAKLEDQLKSVRTQNNNQSEEISKLREQVQNLQYQASQLSESLDQQTQNNLRLSQENRSLTEEIGAKDNSISELKNNLTQVKKIAKKYKTQYEDQVKDIESLRQQNEQSQSEQNQNAEKQIQLLEQQKNEHEERVNLLETSHKENVDQLNQQVSSSQEQLDSLKKEIDILKQSSQEKEEKFKTLFKNAKDRIVSLTEQNTGLREELSKHDKFAHIGEQSDGNSNTNELVERISNLQQEKDELIEKLQQEKSAHTSEVEALKHSISQLERKLGQQQGSKPSTSSASSEKSSTERPTADIKPIPGHSTNTQTQSVPIQPWRSGGEPPLASIRPMSQQLRTAAVLPTTQTPSAVMVPPQQQVHTTGTSSIEALSSSPTSSHTEYVPATSSASSAMLGARQVAVPPTQSSEDDDNSMQIQTAPQQQTLAVISPRVEPPSSGPTQEQGTSSSSSNTVTTTQAGLKRQRDPDTDSCQAEEKSQLKQQSKRTRLQQGISDSGLEVEYQVPTSSQREDDDNIILVESDGPDEGEGDDQEEPDDTEVYDMEGMEQDNYEDNDCQEVEEEEEAGNEVEVIEDSSEVPNQSENQESAEVEMMDRQAQSEAISSGTDGTGRSVPTTPLQSSPQESIPNIAEEQGDRQTTQSDEENPQISVSTDSNICETRGEGSSEEATMGPPGQAGPSTDDNRPDEDLEGDDGVTSEGEKPPSTEEGEEEGREAEASQSPNEARRATRGNGPSARRSMRMSPARGSRVGPTPIVWGDARRSLQRQMPHGMGRGNHGNPGGNQPAPRRPRSRMQRPFGRF; encoded by the exons ATGGAAACGTGCCTTTTTGCCTCGGTGGTGAGCCAGGAAGAGTGGAAAAAAGTGCCCGCCGAAATCGggcagaaaatttcaaagttcgTCAATGAAAAGTTCGAGGAGTTTATCACCTCGAAAGCTTTGTTGGAGACGAAAATTACTAATTCAG AAAAAAGCTTCACAGAAATCAAAGGGCAAAATGAAGCACTTACCAGCGAAAACGAAGCGCACAAAGCGCGCCTCGAAGCTGCCAACATCTCAATCACCCAATTGGAATCCCAAGTATCAAATCTTTCCTCTGAACTTATTAGATTACAAACGCAGTCCAACCAACTTGAAGCAGAGGCTGCGGAGTATCGACATCAACGCAATTTGGCCGTAGACGAACGTGACGAGACTTTAAAGATGATTCAAAGACGGAACGCCCAAATTGAAAGCTTGCAATTGGACATTGAAACTTTGACCAAGCAGCTGCAGGACGCTGTCAGCACAAAATGTGAGGCTTTGGCTAAAGCAGAGGAAGTGGCGTCAATGAGAATTACTTTGGAATATGGAGAGAAACGATTGGAGCAGGAACGGGCTTTGATGAGCAGTCAAATTGAAAGTCTTACAG AAGAGCTTCAAAACAGGACTGATGAACTTCTAAATATGCGCAGAGACAACTCATCTCGTTGCATTCAACTTGAAACGAAACTTTTAGAAAAAACCCAAGAACTAACTGTTGCTTCTGAACAATTAAAATCCTTCACTGAACTAAATGAAAGCTTAGCAGCTCGCAATGAAGAACTGGctcagaaaatttttaatttgaacgaGACTCATTCGAAAGTTAGTGAATCATATGTCTCTGAAATTGATGCTAAAACCATGATGACCAACACATACAAATCCATGCTTGAGGAGACTCAGAAGCATGCAGAAGAACTGAGGAATGCCCTGAATGAGGTTCAACAGATGTTGAGGCAGGCCACTGAGCAGTATGGGGATTTAGAAACTAAACATAAGGAATCTGGGTTGGCTCATGAGGAAATCATTTCAAAGAAGAATGAATGCATTGCGATGCTTAAAAAAGAGTTGGAAACTGCTAATGAGTTAATTGAACAGTGCAAAAACGGGTCAATTAGCAAAGATATTGAAGGGCTTTCATCATCTGCAGCCACAGTTTCTAGAGTCATGAAATCAGGCATGACTTACACAGAAATGTACTCACGCTATGTTTCAACTTCAGAACAACTTGCAAGTAAATCAGAAGAATGTGTAAGACTCAACAACTACATCAATTGCATTGTGAGAGAAATCGAAGAGAAAGGCCCACAGGTTACCCAGCTGCGCCAGGAATTCAGTGATGCACTCGACGCTAATGAAACACTTAAAGCATCCAATGATTCGCTATTAGCAGAGGTGCAACAACTACGCGAAGCTAATGTTGAGAATCGAAGAATGGAAGGTCAGGTAGCCAGAGAAAAccaaagaatgaaaaaagaaCTCGCAGATCTTTCCCGGCAAGTTGTGCATTTGTTGCAAGAAGTTGAGCATTCTAGAGTTGGATCTTCAAGTACTTCTACTGATAATGATTTAAGTGATAGTGTTAGCTCAGCAGATATCATCACAAAGCGTCTAGTTACCTTTAATGATATTGCTGAGCTCCAAGCTACAAACCAGAAATTGTTAGCACTGGTACGAGATTTGACGGAAAGGCAAGAAGAAATAGAATCCTTTGACCCAGCCGCTGTTGCTAACTTGCAGAGAAAGGTGGAAGACTTGAGAGAATCGCAAATTGAGTTGCTTGAAGAGAGAGAGCAGCAGACAAAAATGATGGCTACCTTAAGAAATCAAAGGGATATGTATAAGAACTTGTATTCGCAAGCTGCtaaaggaggaggaggaggagatgCCTCAGTGAATTTAGCCTTTGGTACAGTTGACAGTGGCGAAACTCTCAATAAAACTCAATCTGAGGCTTCAGATTCTAATGCGAATTCTGATGAAAAAGTGCAGGATTTAGAAACTCAGATAACAAAATACAAGAAGCAAGTTGAAGAAATGAAGGAAGAGTATGAGACTTACAGGAAAGAGAGATTGGATCATGAGAAAATCCTTTTGGAGCAACTAGAATCTGTGCGCAATGAGTCTAAGGAACTTACAAAAATGAGTTGCCAACTCACATCTAAAGCAGAACTGAACGAAGAGAAATTCAAAGTTCTCCAAAATAAcgcagaaattttcaaaaagcagATAATAGCCctggaaaaacaaaacaaaatatatagcGAAGCTATAATCAAGCATGAACAGGCAGCGTCTTACCTCAAAGATGAAGCGATTCAGAACCAAACTAAAGCATCAAAGGCTGAAGTTATTCTAGGAAGTGTCCAAAAAGAAAACGCTCTCCTCAGAGACTCTGAAAGGAGattattgaaagaaattgaaatgGTTAAACAACATTCCCATCAGCAAAGCTTGCTGCAAAGCAATATTGAACTCATCAAAGCTACTTTAGAGCGCAATGAAGCAGAAAGCAAGCTGAGGCTTGAAGCCAAACTTGACGAAGCTCACTTAGAGTGCTCATCTTTGCGCAGAAGACTTGAGGAGGAGCAGACGCATTTCAGGGAGCTAACTACACATTTAGAGAAACAGTCCAAGCAAGCACAGGAGCGAATGGAGGAGGAAAAGCTTAAAGCGGATAAACTACGTAAAGAAATTTCGGAACTCCGAAACGATCTAATCAACAAAACTGTCTACATTGAAGAtttatctagaaaacttaaAAGTTCAGTATTTGCAATTCCTGATGCAAGTATTGAGGGCAGAAAATTAAGGGAGTTGGAGCAGCATATGGCAGATGCTGAAGCTGAAATTAGCTCATTAAAAACCAAACTAAAAGGTGCCAAAGACGCATCTGAGGAGTACTTCAATGTGGCTCAAAACGCCGAAAAACAACTAGAAGAAGTTTTAGACAAAGAGCAAgaacatttaaaagaaattgaattgCAAAAGCAACTGGTGCGGGAGTTGCAAGAGAAAAATGCAGAATTGCAAGGGGAACTATCGATTCAGATGGATGACCAGGATATTGCAGCAGCCGATATTAGAAGCAAATCTCAAAAGTTGCAAGAAGAACTCAATGTTCGGAGCTTGGATCTGCGGTCAGCCAGAGAGCAATTGGAGAAGACTCAAAGTGAGTTGAAATTCATGAATGAGCAGTTAAAAGCCTCAGAAAACAAATACGCCCGAGAGGTAACATTGCACTCAGCCGATTTGCAAAGTTTAACCGATTTGAAAGCAGAACTTGATGAGACAAATGGTCAGATTCAACAGGTAAAATCTGAAAAAGATCGAGCGGTAGAAGCTTTGGATGAACACCTTCAAGGCGCTGCAAAACAACAACAATTGCTTGATGaggagaaacaaaaattagacGAGCGATTTAAGAATATGGAAGAACAAAACAGCCTTCTGTTAGACCAGATTCAGCAGCTAAACACACAACTCACCCTTTTGCAATCTCAAGTCTCCACAGATAATCTTAATACAAGTCAAAATTCTAGTCTTGGCGAAAACCTTAATCGTTCATTCACAGAAGACGAAGTCCACAAATCAGGTCAGCTTCTTAAGATTATTAAATACTTGAGACGCGAGAAGGATATTGCTGTGAGCAAAGCTGACATCATTGAAGCTGAGCACTTTAGGCTTAAATCCCAATTTGATTCTGTTACGAAGCAGCTAAAGGAGGCTAAAGAACAGATTGAAGCTCAGAGACAAAAGCTTGAAGTTACTAATGTTTCTGCATCCAAACATTCAGAAGTGCTGCGCAGATTGGAAACATTAAATGCAATTACTGACAGTAATAGAGCCTTGAGGCACGAAAGAGATGAGCTATTGGGTGAAATGCAAACGCTGCGTACAAGGGCTGAACAAATGGAAAGTGAGTTAGCTCCTCTACAGGAAAAAAATAGAGATCTGCAAACTAAAGCTGATCAGATGCATACAGAGAATATCTCCTTACGAGCTGAGTGCACTCGATGGAGGCAGAGGGCTAATTTGCTTATTGAAAAAACCAACAGAACTAGCCCTGAGGATTGGAAAAAGCTGCAGACTGAAAGGGAAACTTTAGCAAAGCAGTTGACTGTGGAGCGGGGCAATAATGCCAAACTCTCTgatgaaaataacaatattagaCAAACAGTTGCAAAACTGGAAGATCAACTAAAATCCGTGAGGACTCAAAACAATAATCAAAGTGAAGAGATTAGCAAGCTGAGGGAGCAGGTACAAAACCTGCAATACCAAGCTTCACAACTCAGTGAGAGCTTAGATCAGCAGACTCAGAATAACTTGAGATTGTCTCAAGAAAACCGATCACTAACTGAAGAAATAGGTGCTAAAGACAACTCGATAAGTGAGCTCAAAAATAACTTAACTCAGGTGAAAAAGATTGCCAAGAAATATAAGACTCAGTATGAAGACCAAGTTAAGGATATTGAATCTCTTAGACAACAGAACGAGCAAAGTCAAAGTGAGCAAAACCAGAATGCGGAGAAGCAAATTCAGTTACTAGAGCAACAGAAGAATGAGCATGAAGAGCGGGTGAACTTGTTAGAGACTTCACATAAAGAGAATGTAGATCAGTTGAACCAGCAGGTGAGCAGCAGTCAAGAGCAGCTTGATTCGctgaaaaaggaaattgatATATTGAAACAATCCTCACaagaaaaggaagaaaaattcaaGACGCTTTTCAAAAACGCTAAAGACCGAATAGTGAGTCTGACTGAACAGAATACAGGTTTGAGAGAAGAACTTTCCAAACACGACAAATTCGCGCATATAGGAGAACAGTCTGATGGCAATAGTAACACTAATGAGCTTGTTGAGAGGATTAGCAACTTGCAGCAAGAGAAAGATGAGTTGATAGAAAAATTACAGCAGGAAAAGAGCGCGCATACATCAGAGGTAGAAGCACTGAAACATAGTATTAGTCAGTTAGAAAGGAAGTTGGGACAGCAACAAGGCTCCAAGCCCAGCACTAGTTCTGCTTCCAGCGAGAAGTCTTCCACTGAGAGACCCACTGCTGATATTAAACCAATTCCCGGGCATTCAACCAATACTCAAACCCAGTCAGTTCCTATTCAACCTTGGCGTAGTGGTGGGGAGCCCCCATTGGCCAGTATAAGACCAATGTCCCAGCAATTGAGAACAGCCGCAGTATTGCCAACAACTCAAACTCCTAGTGCTGTAATGGTACCTCCACAACAACAGGTGCACACTACTGGGACTTCGTCTATCGAGGCTCTGTCTAGCAGTCCTACTTCGTCCCACACCGAGTACGTGCCAGCCACAAGTTCTGCTAGTTCCGCCATGTTGGGTGCTAGACAAGTAGCAGTGCCCCCAACACAGTCTTCAGAAGATGATGACAATTCTATGCAG ATCCAAACAGCTCCTCAACAACAAACTCTAGCAGTGATTTCCCCTAGAGTGGAACCTCCAAGTAGTGGCCCTACTCAAGAACAAGGCACGAGTTCCAGTAGTTCGAACACTGTGACAACGACCCAAGCAGGTTTGAAACGTCAACGAGATCCTGATACAGATAGCTGTCAAGCGGAAGAAAAGTCCCAGTTGAAGCAGCAGAGCAAACGCACAAGGCTACAGCAAGGTATCAGCGACAGCGGCTTGGAAGTGGAGTACCAAGTGCCGACTAGTAGTCAGAGGGAAGACGATGACAATATCATCCTAGTGGAGAGTGATGGTCCGGATGAAGGTGAAGGTGATGACCAAGAGGAACCTGATGACACCGAGGTATATGACATGGAAGGAATGGAACAGGACAACTATGAGGATAATGATTGTCAGGAGGTGGAAGAAGAGGAGGAGGCTGGCAATGAGGTGGAGGTAATTGAGGATTCCAGCGAGGTGCCCAATCAGAGTGAGAATCAAGAGAGTGCAGAAGTGGAGATGATGGACAGGCAGGCCCAATCTGAGGCTATTAGCAGTGGGACTGACg